Proteins encoded within one genomic window of Tigriopus californicus strain San Diego chromosome 12, Tcal_SD_v2.1, whole genome shotgun sequence:
- the LOC131891499 gene encoding uncharacterized protein LOC131891499 gives MSYGSKVRFPCITVCSLLKSGSKVEFTWSKNKTQKLLLDLEGQSQQVWNEAIQESIPRRSEVMSAFSQAQDNKYHLVLDQNDLWTTDANPMWPESGCHTFTPKTDSDLGPRNAIQFGLWPTRYNMALVFIHDPGSFTWNKAASSFGNTILPISTDQAGIRTSFILKREIIRKVSKKNEPCNEDWKISDFQQCLQRFFDQRFKCRLPWGKTESIINHRQANNTFIYMHP, from the coding sequence ATGTCCTATGGATCCAAGGTGCGGTTCCCATGCATCACTGTGTGCTCTTTACTGAAGTCGGGTTCCAAAGTCGAATTCACTTGGAGCAAGAATAAAACCCAAAAATTATTGTTAGACCTGGAAGGTCAATCTCAGCAGGTTTGGAACGAGGCCATTCAGGAGTCGATTCCTCGTCGATCCGAAGTGATGTCCGCCTTCTCACAGGCTCAAGATAATAAGTACCACTTGGTCTTAGATCAGAACGATCTTTGGACCACGGACGCAAATCCAATGTGGCCAGAATCCGGTTGCCATACATTCACACCGAAAACGGATTCTGATCTGGGTCCTCGTAATGCTATCCAATTTGGGCTGTGGCCCACCCGGTACAATATGGCATTGGTCTTCATTCACGATCCAGGATCATTCACGTGGAACAAGGCCGCCTCTTCTTTCGGAAACACTATTCTTCCAATTTCGACGGATCAAGCTGGAATTCGCACGTCTTTTATCTTAAAACGGGAAATTATCAGGAAGGTGTCGAAAAAGAACGAACCTTGCAATGAGGATTGGAAAATATCCGACTTCCAGCAATGTcttcaaaggttttttgatCAACGATTCAAATGCCGATTACCTTGGG